In Zea mays cultivar B73 chromosome 7, Zm-B73-REFERENCE-NAM-5.0, whole genome shotgun sequence, the following proteins share a genomic window:
- the LOC100857072 gene encoding EA1-like protein - precursor: protein MGAVFSLLAVAAVAVAAAIVSFVVGPAVSSVCPLVTMVAPGVAGQVISRAAFLANPQLYFAVLHKDGGLAAVRMFAG, encoded by the coding sequence ATGGGAGCAGTGTTCTCACTactggcggtggcggcggtggcggtggcggcggccATAGTGTCCTTCGTGGTGGGTCCAGCTGTGTCATCTGTTTGTCCCTTGGTGACAATGGTTGCACCCGGCGTCGCCGGGCAGGTTATATCCCGCGCGGCGTTCCTTGCGAACCCGCAGCTTTACTTTGCAGTCCTCCACAAAGACGGCGGATTAGCTGCTGTTCGTATGTTTGCTGGCTAG
- the LOC100286251 gene encoding EAL2, producing MATATTEAEVRESLGTKFGRLKEQAKDMASRHPVAGAAAVIAVSAVGAYFLWPVAAPAVAMMKAPGSGGVLVSRAAFLAKKELYFKLLRTGGVAAAVAALA from the coding sequence ATGGCCACCGCCACCACTGAAGCCGAAGTCCGTGAGTCCCTCGGCACGAAGTTCGGTCGCCTCAAGGAACAGGCGAAAGACATGGCCTCCAGGCACCCCGTCGCTGGAGCCGCGGCCGTCATCGCTGTCAGCGCCGTGGGCGCCTACTTCTTGTGGCCCGTGGCGGCCCCGGCCGTGGCCATGATGAAGGCGCCTGGATCCGGCGGTGTGCTCGTCTCCCGCGCGGCGTTTCTCGCGAAGAAGGAGCTGTACTTCAAGCTCTTGCGCACCGGGGGCGTTGCGGCGGCGGTCGCCGCTTTGGCGTAG
- the LOC111589752 gene encoding protein EGG APPARATUS-1, producing MSTCPAIVIRQHEGRRGHRRYGSGGGVCRHGRLRHLFPVARGGPRFGGDDDEGARRRRLGHLPRGVRGQPAVVFYHPPHGRRGSCRCHVRCLFDR from the coding sequence ATGTCAACCTGCCCGGCCATCGTCATTCGTCAACATGAAGGACGACGAGGGCATAGGCGCTATGGGAGCGGCGGTGGCGTTTGCCGCCATGGGCGTCTTCGGCATCTATTTCCTGTGGCCCGTGGTGGGCCCCGCTTCGGCGGGGATGATGATGAAGGCGCCCGGCGCCGCAGGTTGGGTCATCTGCCGCGCGGTGTTCGAGGCCAACCCGCAGTTGTATTTTACCATCCTCCGCACGGCCGGCGCGGCAGCTGCCGCTGCCACGTTCGCTGCCTGTTCGATCGCTAG